The Mauremys mutica isolate MM-2020 ecotype Southern chromosome 1, ASM2049712v1, whole genome shotgun sequence genome has a segment encoding these proteins:
- the LOC123361998 gene encoding olfactory receptor 52K2-like, with protein MSTLNQTCPNPSTFLLIGIPGLESEHVWISIPFCLMYVIALLGNGTVLFVVKQEQTLHEPMYYFLSMLAVIDLVFSTAVVPKMLTIFWLDSRDISFEACFLQMFFIHTFTVVESGVLLAMSFDRYVAICNPLRYNTIVTSPKIAQIGLLSLARGVGIVTPLTCLLTSLPYCKINVIPHSYCEYLAVMELACADSAVTDLYSIVVATALVGTDFVFIAFSYGMILRSVLRLSSQEARLKAFSTCGSHVCVILLFYLGGLLSMYLHIFKLGLARHTQVLVADLYLVVPPMLNPVIYGIKSKQIRKRVFKLFGQRKSLAEPSV; from the coding sequence CTCTACCTTCCTGCTGATCGGCATCCCCGGCCTGGAATCCGAGcacgtctggatctccatcccatTCTGCCTCATGTATGTGATTGCTCTGCTAGGAAATGGTACTGTCCTCTTCGTTGTAAAGCAGGAGCAGaccctccatgagcccatgtactatttcttATCCATGCTGGCTGTCATTGATCTGGTCTTCTCAACTGCCGTTGTCCCCAAAATGCTGACCATCTTCTGGCTGGATTCTAGAGACATCAGCTTCGAGGCCTGCTTCCTCCAGATGTTCTTCATCCACACCTTCACTGTAGTGGAGTCAGGGGTGCTCTTGGCCATGTCTTTTGACCGATACGTGGCTATCTGCAACCCCTTGAGATACAACACTATCGTAACCAGCCCAAAGATTGCCCAGATTGGGCTGCTGTCCCTTGCTAGAGGGGTGGGGATCGTGACGCCCTTAACCTGCCTTCTAACCAGTCTGCCCTACTGTAAAATAAATGTCATCCCTCATTCCTATTGCGAGTACTTGGCTGTGATGGAGCTGGCCTGTGCAGACTCGGCAGTCACCGACCTGTACAGCATCGTTGTGGCCACAGCCCTAGTAGGGACAGACTTCGTCTTCATTGCCTTCTCTTACGGCATGATCCTCCGCTCCGTCCTACGGCTCTCGTCTCAGGAGGCGCGTCTCAAGGCCTTCAGCACCTGCGGCTCCCATGTCTGCGTCATCCTGCTCTTCTACCTGGGAGGGCTCCTTTCCATGTACCTGCATATTTTTAAGCTCGGCCTTGCTCGTCACACCCAGGTCTTGGTGGCTGACCTGTACCTCGTCGTTCCCCCCATGCTAAACCCAGTCATCTACGGCATTAAGTCCAAGCAGATCCGGAAACGGGTCTTTAAGCTTTTTGGCCAACGAAAGAGCTTAGCAGAACCCAGTGTCTAG